Within the Prochlorococcus sp. MIT 1300 genome, the region GCTTATAGCAGCCAATGAGGCTGAAAAGGCTTCAAATATCACAATCGTCGATGTAAAGGGAGTTGGTGCTTTTGGACGGTTGACACTTGCTGGTAAGGAAGGTGATGTTGAAGAAGCTGCAGCTGCTGCAATGCGGGCAATTGATCAAATAAATAGATAGAGAGTTTTTATCTATCAAATTCCTAGTCTTTGCTTAAGGGCTGGTCCCAGTTCTCGAGCTGCTTTTCCTCGACTACCTAGTCTTGAAAGTTGTGCATAGGTTAGTTCTCCATAAGTGCAGTTAGCCTCTCGAACCCACAGCAAAGATTCAAATTCTCCTCCTGGATAGGCAGGGGACCTTAGTAATTCACCCCAACACACCCCTTCAGCTTCTTCTAAAAGATTTCCTTGTGCATCACATAGAACAATCGCACTCCGAAATCTTGCGCTTCTATAGGGGGTCTCGCCAATAGCGTTTAATAATTTCCGAAGTTTGTCTTCGTTGGTATTTGCATAACGGGCGGAATAAATCCCTGGAGCACCATCAAGAACATCTACTTCGAGTCCTGAATCATCAGCCAATGCATAAGTACCGGTCAATTTTGCTGCAGCACTTGCTTTTAAAAGTGCATTCTCTAAATAAGTTGAGCCTGTCTCTTCAACCTCTAGGCCTGCGGGTTGACGTTGGAAATCAATAGGGAGTGGCCCCAACATGCTCTCTATTTCGGTGACCTTTTTGGGGTTCCCACTAGCAATAGTTAGTAGTGGCTTAGTCACATGAAATAAGGGTTTAACTGAAATTTTGCCATCAAGGCCGTTATTGGAAGCCGTTTTTCAAATGTAATGAGACAGGTTTTGGTTGAACATTCCACCCCTAAGCAACGCCTTGGGACCTGTCTCCAAGAGAAAATACAAAGAGTGGGAAGAAAACGCAACTGATTATTTTGAGTTGAACATTGAAAAACAAAAGCCTCTCAAAACAGTCCTGCCAAGGGATATAAGCTCGGCTTATGATTGAAGTGAAAACGGTGATGACCTTTTTGGCAAATTTCGCTTGACTTAATGGGGGTCGCGAATGCATTGTTTGCAGCGAACATTCCCCCCCCATTTTTAGGTAGGCAATGGCTAACGAAACTATGGGCATCGCACTCGGCATGATCGAGACACGCGGCCTAGTCCCTGCAATAGAAGCGGCTGACGCAATGACCAAGGCGGCTGAAGTGCGCCTAATTGGTCGTGAGTTCGTCGGTGGCGGTTATGTCACAGTCTTAGTAAGAGGTGAGACTGGTGCTGTTAATGCTGCAGTTCGTGCTGGCGCTGATGCTTGTGAGCGTGTAGGCGACGGATTAGTAGCAGCTCACATAATTGCCCGCCCACAT harbors:
- a CDS encoding BMC domain-containing protein, with protein sequence MANETMGIALGMIETRGLVPAIEAADAMTKAAEVRLIGREFVGGGYVTVLVRGETGAVNAAVRAGADACERVGDGLVAAHIIARPHREVEPALGNGNFLGQKD
- a CDS encoding non-canonical purine NTP pyrophosphatase; this encodes MTKPLLTIASGNPKKVTEIESMLGPLPIDFQRQPAGLEVEETGSTYLENALLKASAAAKLTGTYALADDSGLEVDVLDGAPGIYSARYANTNEDKLRKLLNAIGETPYRSARFRSAIVLCDAQGNLLEEAEGVCWGELLRSPAYPGGEFESLLWVREANCTYGELTYAQLSRLGSRGKAARELGPALKQRLGI